The Bacillus solimangrovi genomic interval ATGAACCCATTTTTATTACAAATGAACGTGATGGGATCACTGTTGAAGTAGCTATTCAATACAATGATAGCTTTACTAGTAATATATATTCTTTTGCTAATAATATTCATACTTATGAAGGTGGAACTCATGAGGCTGGTTTTAAATCAGCGTTAACACGAGTTGTAAATGATTATGCACGCAAAAATAATTTATTTAAAGAGAATGACCCTAATTTAACTGGCGATGATGTTCGTGAAGGTTTAACAGCTATCATCTCTATTAAGCATCCAGACCCACAATTTGAAGGTCAAACAAAAACAAAGTTAGGTAATAGTGAAGTTCGAACTGTAACAGATGCGATTTTCACCGAGGCATTTGATACGTTTTTGTTAGAAAATCCTACGAATGCCAAAAAGATCATCGAAAAAGGTCTAACTGCATCGAGAGCACGCCTTGCTGCGAAAAAGGCACGTGAACTTACGAGACGAAAAGGTGCTTTAGAAGTGTCTAATTTACCTGGTAAGTTAGCGGATTGTTCATCTAAAGATGCGACAATTAGTGAATTGTATGTCGTAGAGGGTGACTCAGCAGGTGGTTCAGCTAAACAAGGACGTGATCGTCATTTTCAAGCGATATTACCGTTAAGAGGTAAAATTATTAACGTTGAGAAAGCACGATTGGATAAAATACTTTCCAATAACGAAATTCGTATGATTATCACCGCTCTTGGTACAGGTATTGGTGAGGATTTCGATATTGAAAAAGCTAGGTACCACAAGATTGTCATCATGACTGATGCTGATGTAGATGGTGCGCACATTCGTACGCTATTACTTACATTCCTATATAGATATATGCGTCCTTTAGTGGAAAAAGGTTATGTGTATATTGCACAACCACCACTTTATAAAATTCAACAAGGTAAAAATGTTTACTATGCGTACAATGAAAGAGAAAAAGATGAGCGTTTTAATGAATTACCACAGTCACCAAAACCCGTATTACAACGTTACAAAGGTTTAGGTGAAATGAACCCTGAACAACTTTGGGAAACGACAATGAATCCAGAGACACGTACGTTATTACAAGTGACACTGCAAGATGCTATGGAAGCGGACGAAATTTTTGAGATTTTAATGGGTGATAAAGTAGAGCCACGAAGAAACTTCATCCAAGAAAATGCTGAATACGTCAAGAACTTAGATATTTAAGTAGCAATAGAGAACAGTGATTTTTTGTATAACATAATCGAGGGGGAGTTGTTTATGATACTCTCCCTAAATAATAGAGGATGAATATCACATAACACCTTATATGGTGTTGGAGTATGTTTTTCTAAATAAGGGGGTACCCTCATGCCTGAAGAGCAACGACCACAGGTGAAAGAAGTAAATATTAGTCAAGAAATGCGTACATCATTCATGGATTATGCGATGAGTGTTATTGTTTCCCGTGCATTACCAGATGTACGTGATGGATTAAAACCAGTTCATCGTCGTATTATTTATGCGATGAATGACTTAGGAATGACTGCAGAAAAGGCATATAAAAAGTCTGCTCGTATCGTTGGTGATGTAATTGGTAAGTATCACCCTCATGGTGATACAGCAGTATACGATACGATGGTAAGAATGGCTCAAGATTTTAATTATCGATATATGCTTGTTGATGGACACGGTAACTTCGGATCAATAGACGGAGATGCAGCAGCTGCGATGCGTTATACTGAGGCTCGTATGTCTAAAATATCTATGGAAATTGTTCGAGATATTCAAAAGGATACAATTGATTATCAAGATAATTATGATGGTCATGAAAAAGAACCAGTTGTTATGCCTGCGCGTTTTCCTAATTTACTCGTAAATGGAGCATCAGGTATCGCCGTTGGGATGGCAACAAACATTCCACCACATCAACTTGGTGAAGTAATTAACGGTGTATTAGCTTTAATGAAAGAGCCAGATCTAACGATACAAGAGCTTATGGAGTATATACCGGGCCCTGATTTTCCGACAGCTGGTCAAATTCTTGGCAGAAGTGGTATTCGAAAAGCGTATGAGACTGGACGAGGCTCGATTACTATTAGGGCAAAAGTGGAAATTGAAGAAAGAGCTAATGGTAAAGAGACGATCGTTGTCACTGAGCTACCTTATCAAGTCAACAAAGCCCGTTTAGTTGAAAAAATTGCTGAGTTAGCACGTGATAAAAAGATCGATGGTATTACAGACCTTCGTGATGAATCAGATCGAAAAGGAATGCGTATCGTTATTGAAGTACGTAAGGATGCAAATGCAAATGTGTTATTGAATAATTTGTATAAACAGACTGCTTTGCAAACGAGTTTTGGTATAAACTTGCTAGCTTTAGTTGATGGTACACCTAAGGTTCTAAACTTAAAACAATGTTTAGAACATTATATCGAACATCAGCGCGTCGTCATTCGAAGACGAACTGCTTTTGACTTAAAAAAAGCTGAAGCTCGTGCACATATTTTAGAAGGATTGCGTATTGCACTTGATCATTTAGATGAAGTTATTTCGTTAATTCGTAGTTCACAAACAACTGAGATTGCACGAAATGGGTTAATGGAGAATTTTAACCTTAGCGAGAAA includes:
- the gyrB gene encoding DNA topoisomerase (ATP-hydrolyzing) subunit B; translation: MESNKPEQQSYDENQIQVLEGLEAVRKRPGMYIGSTSGKGLHHLVWEIVDNSIDEALAGYCSKIQVVIEEDNSITVEDNGRGIPVGIHEKMGRPAVEVIMTVLHAGGKFGGGGYKVSGGLHGVGASVVNALSSELEVTVHREGNIYYQKFHRGVPSEDLKVIGTTDKTGTIVHFKPDSDIFQETTEYDFDTLASRTRELAFLNRGLAIEITDKRVDGKTKEYYYEGGIKSYVEHLNRSRQVLHDEPIFITNERDGITVEVAIQYNDSFTSNIYSFANNIHTYEGGTHEAGFKSALTRVVNDYARKNNLFKENDPNLTGDDVREGLTAIISIKHPDPQFEGQTKTKLGNSEVRTVTDAIFTEAFDTFLLENPTNAKKIIEKGLTASRARLAAKKARELTRRKGALEVSNLPGKLADCSSKDATISELYVVEGDSAGGSAKQGRDRHFQAILPLRGKIINVEKARLDKILSNNEIRMIITALGTGIGEDFDIEKARYHKIVIMTDADVDGAHIRTLLLTFLYRYMRPLVEKGYVYIAQPPLYKIQQGKNVYYAYNEREKDERFNELPQSPKPVLQRYKGLGEMNPEQLWETTMNPETRTLLQVTLQDAMEADEIFEILMGDKVEPRRNFIQENAEYVKNLDI
- the gyrA gene encoding DNA gyrase subunit A, giving the protein MPEEQRPQVKEVNISQEMRTSFMDYAMSVIVSRALPDVRDGLKPVHRRIIYAMNDLGMTAEKAYKKSARIVGDVIGKYHPHGDTAVYDTMVRMAQDFNYRYMLVDGHGNFGSIDGDAAAAMRYTEARMSKISMEIVRDIQKDTIDYQDNYDGHEKEPVVMPARFPNLLVNGASGIAVGMATNIPPHQLGEVINGVLALMKEPDLTIQELMEYIPGPDFPTAGQILGRSGIRKAYETGRGSITIRAKVEIEERANGKETIVVTELPYQVNKARLVEKIAELARDKKIDGITDLRDESDRKGMRIVIEVRKDANANVLLNNLYKQTALQTSFGINLLALVDGTPKVLNLKQCLEHYIEHQRVVIRRRTAFDLKKAEARAHILEGLRIALDHLDEVISLIRSSQTTEIARNGLMENFNLSEKQAQAILDMRLQRLTGLEREKIEEEYKNLMQLIDELKAILADDQKVFEIIHEELSEIKDKYDDERRTELVAGGFDVIEDEDLIPRQNIVITLTHNGYIKRLPLSTYRSQKRGGRGVQSMGTNDDDFVEHLLTTSTHDTLLFFTNKGKVYRLKGYEIPEYSRTAKGIPMINLLEIEKDEWVNALIPVTEFVDDWYLFFATKQGIVKRSPLSSYANIRKGGLIAINLREDDELISARLTDGDKEVIIGTHNGMMIRFHESDARSMGRTATGVKGISLSDQDYVVGMEILAEDVQVLVVTKKGYGKRTPVNDYRIQTRGGKGLITCNITDKNGEVATVKAVTEEEEIMIITESGVLIRMKAADISSMGRNTQGVRLIRLGEDEVVATVAKVSEAEDEIIEEVENIEE